The following proteins come from a genomic window of Gimesia chilikensis:
- a CDS encoding DUF1501 domain-containing protein, translating into MSAKSRNQRCAGPMKRRTFLEIGGASMLGLGMTDLLRQQALASSTGNATDDTAVIFVWLPGGPPHMETYDMKPGAPVEYRGEYSPIHTNVPGLDVCQMLPQHAKIADKFTLIRSIHHEFADHGGGHKRLMTGRVPATPVGTINDAPAVNTIVKKMLEQPGNEMPVCVTEVDSSRASIDTFAMGPAYLGPSSTPFMVAGNPSDPDFKVQNIGVKSAMETRLDDRIAMLKGIDNFRRDVDKSGSMEAMDSFNRQAIDMLTSEKVRRAFDLSQEPKEVRDRYGWNAYGQRAVLGRRLVESGVRFVTMVWEHPFPGSKTPKTAAYNWDSHAVNAHLFKDCEWRLPPYDQAVSALIEDLYLRGLDRRVLLVVTGEFGRTPKLSVQRGTQTGVMQPGRDHWPKAMSVLVSGGGMQTGQVIGATNPKGEYPVERRLTPNDLWATVYRHLGIDHEHILHDLQGRPVPILPFGKPIRELQPVSA; encoded by the coding sequence ATGAAACGTCGCACCTTCCTGGAAATCGGTGGGGCAAGTATGCTTGGTCTGGGTATGACTGATTTGCTCCGTCAGCAGGCGCTTGCCAGTTCTACAGGAAACGCAACTGATGATACGGCTGTGATTTTCGTCTGGTTACCGGGCGGACCCCCTCATATGGAAACATATGATATGAAGCCGGGGGCACCAGTTGAGTACCGTGGGGAATATTCACCAATTCATACTAATGTTCCCGGTCTCGACGTCTGCCAGATGCTGCCACAGCATGCGAAAATTGCAGACAAGTTTACGTTGATTCGCTCGATTCATCATGAGTTTGCCGATCATGGTGGCGGACATAAGCGGCTCATGACCGGCCGTGTTCCTGCAACTCCAGTGGGTACAATCAATGACGCCCCAGCTGTAAATACAATTGTGAAGAAAATGCTGGAGCAACCGGGGAATGAAATGCCGGTCTGTGTGACTGAGGTTGACTCTTCCCGTGCGTCCATTGATACCTTTGCCATGGGGCCCGCTTATCTGGGACCATCATCAACTCCATTTATGGTAGCCGGCAATCCCAGTGATCCCGATTTCAAAGTACAGAATATCGGCGTGAAATCAGCGATGGAAACGCGTCTCGACGACCGAATTGCCATGCTGAAAGGGATCGACAATTTCCGTCGTGACGTTGACAAAAGTGGTTCGATGGAAGCCATGGACAGTTTTAACCGCCAGGCCATCGACATGTTGACCAGTGAAAAAGTCCGTCGGGCTTTTGACCTTTCTCAGGAACCCAAAGAGGTCCGTGATCGATATGGCTGGAATGCGTACGGTCAACGGGCTGTGTTAGGTCGGCGTCTGGTCGAGTCAGGCGTCAGGTTTGTCACGATGGTCTGGGAACATCCTTTCCCGGGGAGTAAGACTCCTAAGACGGCAGCGTATAACTGGGACTCCCACGCTGTGAATGCGCATCTCTTCAAGGACTGCGAATGGCGACTGCCTCCTTATGACCAGGCCGTTTCTGCTCTGATCGAAGACCTCTATCTACGGGGACTCGACCGACGAGTTCTGCTGGTGGTGACGGGCGAGTTTGGTCGGACTCCGAAGCTTTCAGTTCAGCGGGGAACTCAGACTGGTGTCATGCAGCCCGGTCGAGACCACTGGCCAAAAGCGATGTCAGTACTGGTTTCCGGAGGTGGGATGCAGACCGGTCAGGTGATCGGCGCAACTAACCCGAAAGGGGAATATCCAGTGGAACGTCGACTGACTCCGAACGATCTCTGGGCCACCGTTTATCGGCACCTGGGTATCGATCATGAGCATATCCTGCACGATCTGCAGGGTCGTCCGGTTCCCATTCTGCCCTTCGGAAAGCCGATACGCGAACTGCAGCCAGTCTCTGCCTGA
- a CDS encoding FAD-dependent oxidoreductase, translating into MSQSSDSITQTWEIPLRETVDVAVIGGGSAGVAAATAAARNGASTVLVERYGFLGGTSTAGMVGPFMTSYTPDGKRQLVAGVFQEVIDKMVQMGGAVDPSTTEAGSAWASFIDLGHANVTPFSVEALKMAALEMVCEAGARIRFHTSFVDVVMQDQQIDGIVILDKAGLGLLRARTVIDTSGDGDIAAKAGAPFEVGRKADGKMMPVTLFLTIGNVDDERVIAWMKEHEVLHPGERLFECIVKQARESGDWTLEREFLNIYREPTPGQWRVNTTRVQNVDGTNPDDLSRAEIESRRQAWELIRFFRSHCPGLENAQLLATGTQVGVRETRHILGDYVLNGADVLEGRKFEDSIAQCSYPIDIHDPQGPRGRLEGIHADHYEIPYRCLVPRDVENLLVAGRPISADHEGAASARVIPPCYATGQAAGTAASLAIKQGVAPRDVDIDQLRTTLSEQGAIV; encoded by the coding sequence ATGTCGCAGTCGTCTGATTCAATTACGCAAACATGGGAGATTCCGCTCCGCGAGACAGTCGATGTGGCTGTGATCGGTGGTGGCTCGGCTGGTGTGGCTGCAGCGACAGCTGCTGCCCGTAACGGGGCGTCCACCGTGCTGGTCGAACGCTATGGTTTTCTGGGAGGCACTTCGACGGCAGGGATGGTCGGGCCCTTCATGACCTCCTACACGCCTGACGGGAAGCGGCAACTGGTGGCTGGTGTCTTTCAGGAAGTCATCGATAAAATGGTCCAGATGGGCGGAGCCGTCGATCCCTCTACGACAGAAGCCGGATCTGCCTGGGCTTCTTTTATTGATCTCGGACATGCCAATGTGACCCCCTTTAGTGTCGAAGCATTGAAAATGGCGGCCCTGGAAATGGTTTGCGAGGCGGGGGCACGGATCCGGTTTCATACCTCGTTTGTCGATGTGGTGATGCAGGATCAGCAGATTGATGGAATCGTAATTCTGGACAAGGCCGGCCTGGGACTGCTCCGGGCGCGAACTGTTATTGATACTTCTGGCGATGGCGATATCGCTGCCAAGGCCGGAGCTCCCTTTGAAGTGGGGCGAAAGGCGGACGGCAAAATGATGCCGGTGACGCTGTTTCTGACGATTGGCAATGTCGATGATGAACGCGTGATTGCCTGGATGAAGGAGCATGAAGTTCTGCATCCGGGAGAGCGACTGTTTGAATGTATTGTCAAACAGGCCCGGGAAAGCGGTGACTGGACACTGGAACGCGAGTTCCTGAATATTTATCGTGAGCCGACTCCGGGGCAGTGGCGGGTCAACACAACCCGCGTCCAGAACGTGGACGGTACGAATCCCGATGACCTGTCCCGGGCGGAAATCGAGAGTCGTCGCCAGGCGTGGGAACTGATTCGATTCTTCCGATCCCATTGTCCCGGCCTGGAAAATGCACAATTGCTGGCCACGGGAACTCAAGTGGGGGTGAGGGAAACACGTCATATTCTGGGGGACTATGTGCTGAATGGGGCAGATGTGCTCGAAGGGCGGAAGTTCGAGGATTCCATAGCGCAGTGTTCCTATCCGATCGACATTCACGATCCCCAGGGACCCCGGGGAAGGCTGGAGGGGATTCATGCCGATCATTATGAAATTCCCTATCGCTGCCTGGTGCCGCGCGATGTGGAGAACCTGCTGGTGGCTGGCCGTCCGATATCTGCGGATCACGAAGGGGCCGCATCTGCGAGAGTGATTCCTCCCTGTTATGCCACCGGTCAGGCTGCGGGAACCGCTGCGAGCCTGGCAATCAAGCAGGGAGTAGCCCCGCGCGACGTGGATATCGATCAGTTAAGAACGACATTAAGCGAGCAGGGAGCCATCGTCTGA
- a CDS encoding Gfo/Idh/MocA family protein: MSQAKAVRWGVIGLGWFGEVHADNLAEMPDIELAALCTRRPDRLNEVADRLNVSKRYTDYQELLVDPDIDVVSITTHIYDHREIAIDALRSGKHVLLEKPMAPTLADCEQILEAVAQSDGLFMVGHICRFDPRVTLAKQAIEEGRIGNIISMHARRNLSKSIGETVLDDISALMGDGIHDADLMLWFSQANVSTVYAQEVHPGKNKFPDAGWSIARLDSGAVAVVESVWHLPESTPFTIDARMEIIGTEGALYINCGEAGLAIHDAQGVKLPDTMYWPRPLGNYFGVLKEELRYFANCVRKGEPPQRITPAESAAAVAWMEAATESARTGAVITF, encoded by the coding sequence GTGAGTCAGGCAAAGGCGGTTCGATGGGGCGTAATAGGACTGGGATGGTTTGGTGAAGTTCATGCCGATAATCTGGCAGAGATGCCGGATATTGAATTGGCTGCACTCTGCACTCGCAGGCCGGATCGTTTGAACGAAGTAGCTGACCGTCTGAATGTTTCGAAGCGCTACACGGACTATCAAGAATTACTGGTCGACCCTGATATCGATGTGGTGAGTATTACCACCCACATTTATGATCATCGTGAAATCGCCATTGATGCCTTACGGAGTGGTAAGCATGTTTTGCTGGAAAAACCGATGGCGCCAACTCTGGCGGACTGCGAGCAGATTCTGGAAGCAGTCGCTCAGTCAGACGGCTTATTCATGGTGGGGCACATCTGCCGGTTTGATCCCCGAGTGACCCTCGCGAAGCAGGCAATTGAAGAGGGACGGATTGGAAATATTATTTCGATGCATGCCCGTCGGAATCTGTCGAAGTCTATTGGTGAAACGGTGCTCGATGATATTTCGGCACTGATGGGAGACGGAATCCATGACGCGGATCTGATGCTCTGGTTCAGTCAGGCAAACGTCTCCACGGTCTATGCTCAGGAAGTCCATCCCGGCAAGAACAAATTTCCGGATGCCGGCTGGTCGATTGCCCGGCTGGACAGTGGTGCGGTCGCTGTGGTTGAGTCGGTCTGGCATTTGCCGGAATCCACTCCGTTTACGATTGACGCCCGCATGGAAATTATCGGTACGGAGGGAGCGCTCTACATCAACTGTGGTGAAGCAGGCCTGGCGATACACGATGCGCAGGGGGTGAAACTGCCTGATACCATGTATTGGCCCCGTCCCCTGGGGAATTATTTTGGAGTGTTAAAGGAAGAGTTACGATATTTTGCCAACTGCGTCCGCAAGGGGGAACCACCTCAACGGATCACACCCGCTGAATCTGCTGCCGCTGTCGCCTGGATGGAAGCGGCAACGGAGTCGGCACGGACAGGGGCGGTCATTACATTTTGA
- a CDS encoding DUF1549 domain-containing protein, which produces MLVLISAVTLAAPAQANPANRQAFVRYFGKYLAQGLNSCGTCHVRDHAEGAESLDDFPHNPFGNQLRETADKLLEQKQDADLALRLKLIADQDADGDGFTNLQEVLSGTAPGDKTKFPAADSKKKLEQLTAEFNEFQNRYAWKPFKPVHRPEVPVVADLNWPRNPIDQFIAAGHEQKGLKRAAEASPEVLLRRVYLDLIGLNPTPEEIRAFLEDAKTNDKAYEAVVDRLLNHPAYGERWGRHWMDVWRYSDWAGYKDALRVSQRHIWHWRDWIIESLNADKSYDQMLTEMLAADELKPDDWDTLRATGFLARNYHAERDQWMDDVVKHTSQTFLGITVGCAKCHDHMYDPIKQTEYYQMRAIFEPYHVRTDRVEGVLDVSKNGIPRAYDRSLTSKTWFLEAGDERRPVKDKSIPPGVPEFLGGKYEVEPVSLPLVASQPARREFVKQDLLDQAKETMEQAKAPEQRAAAESALAVLEAQFAIEAMEVAGDKKSDAWKTAAQNLVKLQREAAIEAAQWELTSAIKQEEQATTALKKAEKGKKKSSISKAKQQLKKAEQAHKAAETQLKKAEDAAKEKLTTKYSPRKQSKYPESSTGRRLAFARWLTNRQNPLTARVAMNHIWLRHFGQPIVPTVNEYGGNGREPTHPALLDWLAAEFMDRDWSMKEMHRLIVTSATYRMAGTGAPENHAIDPDNLFLWKKSARRMEGEIVRDNLLYIPGRLDAAMGGPDIDNHQAQDSRRKSIYLRHAHEKLVEFVQIFDGPSVSECYMRETSVQPHQALALANSKLTFLASEALASQIEEKTTGDMDAFIEEAYLRILSRRPDEVEHQLCREYLLASVKAEGSQPTRDQYEKLITVLFNHNDFVTIR; this is translated from the coding sequence TTGCTAGTTCTCATATCAGCTGTCACGCTGGCGGCACCGGCCCAGGCCAACCCGGCTAATCGGCAGGCATTTGTTCGCTACTTTGGCAAGTACCTGGCACAGGGGCTGAATTCCTGTGGTACCTGTCATGTGCGCGATCATGCAGAAGGTGCTGAATCTCTGGACGATTTTCCGCACAATCCCTTCGGGAATCAGTTGCGTGAAACCGCAGACAAACTGCTGGAGCAAAAGCAGGATGCGGATCTGGCACTGCGACTGAAACTGATCGCCGATCAGGATGCCGACGGTGATGGCTTCACAAACCTGCAGGAAGTACTCAGCGGGACCGCACCTGGTGATAAAACAAAATTCCCGGCTGCTGACTCGAAGAAAAAACTGGAACAGTTGACGGCCGAGTTTAACGAATTCCAGAATCGCTATGCCTGGAAACCCTTTAAACCCGTTCATCGTCCAGAAGTTCCGGTGGTGGCCGACCTCAACTGGCCGCGGAATCCCATCGATCAATTCATTGCTGCCGGCCACGAGCAGAAAGGTTTGAAACGCGCTGCGGAAGCCAGTCCAGAAGTTCTGCTGCGTCGGGTTTATCTCGACCTGATTGGCCTGAATCCGACACCTGAAGAAATCCGCGCATTTCTGGAAGATGCCAAGACGAACGACAAGGCTTATGAAGCGGTCGTTGATCGCCTGTTAAATCATCCCGCTTACGGCGAGCGTTGGGGTCGGCACTGGATGGATGTCTGGCGTTACAGTGACTGGGCCGGTTACAAAGATGCCCTGCGTGTGAGCCAGCGACATATCTGGCACTGGCGGGACTGGATTATTGAATCGCTCAATGCCGACAAATCTTACGATCAGATGCTGACCGAGATGCTGGCAGCAGACGAACTGAAGCCGGATGACTGGGATACACTCCGGGCAACCGGTTTCCTGGCACGCAATTACCACGCGGAACGTGACCAGTGGATGGATGACGTCGTGAAACATACTTCGCAGACATTCCTGGGAATCACCGTCGGTTGTGCGAAATGCCACGATCACATGTATGATCCGATCAAACAGACTGAATACTATCAGATGCGGGCTATTTTCGAACCGTATCACGTTCGTACAGACCGGGTGGAAGGCGTACTGGATGTCTCTAAGAATGGGATTCCTCGTGCCTACGATCGTTCCTTGACGTCGAAGACCTGGTTTCTGGAAGCCGGCGACGAGCGACGTCCTGTGAAAGACAAAAGTATTCCGCCGGGAGTCCCTGAATTCCTGGGAGGGAAATATGAAGTCGAGCCGGTCTCACTGCCGTTGGTGGCCAGTCAGCCTGCCCGGCGCGAGTTCGTCAAGCAAGATCTGCTCGATCAGGCCAAAGAGACTATGGAGCAGGCCAAAGCACCGGAACAGCGGGCTGCTGCGGAAAGTGCACTGGCAGTCCTGGAAGCCCAGTTTGCCATCGAAGCGATGGAAGTGGCTGGTGATAAAAAATCAGATGCCTGGAAAACGGCAGCACAGAATCTGGTGAAGCTACAGCGTGAAGCAGCTATTGAAGCGGCTCAATGGGAATTAACCTCTGCCATCAAGCAGGAGGAGCAGGCCACTACAGCGCTCAAGAAAGCTGAGAAAGGAAAGAAAAAATCGAGTATCAGCAAAGCGAAGCAGCAGTTGAAAAAAGCGGAGCAGGCTCACAAGGCAGCAGAAACTCAACTCAAAAAAGCAGAGGATGCAGCCAAAGAAAAGCTGACAACGAAATATTCTCCACGTAAACAGTCCAAGTATCCGGAAAGCAGCACCGGGCGACGTCTGGCATTTGCTCGCTGGCTAACCAACCGTCAAAATCCGTTGACGGCCCGTGTGGCGATGAATCATATCTGGTTGCGACACTTTGGTCAGCCGATTGTGCCAACCGTCAATGAGTATGGCGGAAACGGACGTGAACCGACTCATCCTGCATTACTGGACTGGCTGGCCGCGGAATTCATGGACCGGGACTGGAGTATGAAGGAGATGCACCGGTTGATCGTTACCAGTGCAACTTATCGGATGGCAGGAACTGGTGCCCCCGAAAACCATGCAATCGACCCCGATAATCTTTTCCTCTGGAAAAAATCGGCGCGCCGGATGGAAGGGGAAATCGTGCGGGATAACCTGCTTTACATTCCCGGTCGACTCGACGCTGCTATGGGAGGCCCGGACATTGATAACCACCAGGCCCAGGATTCACGTCGTAAGAGTATCTATCTCCGGCACGCACATGAAAAACTGGTTGAGTTCGTACAGATCTTTGATGGTCCCAGTGTTTCTGAGTGTTATATGCGGGAGACGAGTGTGCAACCGCATCAGGCACTGGCGCTGGCCAACAGCAAACTGACCTTTCTGGCGAGCGAAGCCCTGGCCTCTCAAATTGAAGAAAAGACCACCGGGGATATGGATGCATTTATCGAAGAGGCTTACCTGCGAATTCTCTCGCGTCGGCCGGATGAAGTTGAGCATCAGCTCTGTCGAGAATATCTGCTGGCGTCTGTCAAGGCAGAGGGCAGTCAACCGACCAGGGATCAGTATGAAAAACTGATTACCGTATTATTCAACCATAATGATTTTGTCACGATTCGCTGA
- a CDS encoding DUF1501 domain-containing protein, which yields MFNSPQMNRRTFLNDTGMGMTGMALSSLLFQEGKLQAAEAGLVPHMVPRAKSVIWIFLIGGLSHLESFDPKPALNKYAGKSIDETPYAESVLNKDKINKILLDPSKQKREVFKAIMPLQTGYKKYGESGLEISDWFPNLGTCADDLTLVRSMWTIDNNHGAQLTYHTGRKITEGAFPTVGSWVSYGLGTANQNLPHYVVLGNPSADCCGAAWTHGSSYLGPEHAGVRMEVDPKDPLSFVRSADDSMTPSEQQEMFGLLGKLNRHAGIQYPDDKNLKARIKSYELAFQMQSAVPEVMAFEEESQHVQELYGLNESTTKSFGEKCLAARRLTERGVRFIQLFHGYRGNAGAWDSHRDIKRLHSQLSAQVDQPIAGLIKDLKQRGLLDETMIVIGSEFGRTPGAEHRNGNSTVQGTGRDHHPHGFSVAMAGGGIKGGHIHGATDELGFHAVEDRHYVTDLHATVLHQMGLDTTRLNYPGRQRLERDYGEVIHDIIS from the coding sequence ATGTTTAATTCACCCCAGATGAACCGTCGCACGTTTTTAAACGACACCGGCATGGGAATGACGGGTATGGCGCTCTCTTCGCTCCTGTTTCAGGAAGGCAAACTGCAGGCTGCGGAAGCGGGACTGGTTCCGCACATGGTGCCGCGCGCCAAGTCGGTGATCTGGATCTTTCTGATTGGTGGTCTCAGTCACCTGGAAAGTTTCGATCCGAAGCCGGCACTCAATAAATATGCCGGGAAGTCGATTGATGAAACTCCCTACGCAGAATCAGTGTTGAATAAGGACAAGATCAACAAGATCCTGCTCGACCCGTCCAAGCAGAAACGTGAAGTTTTCAAAGCCATTATGCCTTTGCAGACAGGCTATAAAAAATATGGCGAAAGTGGTCTGGAAATCAGCGACTGGTTCCCGAATCTGGGGACCTGTGCGGATGACCTGACGCTGGTTCGCTCCATGTGGACGATCGACAACAACCATGGTGCCCAACTGACCTATCATACCGGCCGCAAAATTACGGAAGGTGCTTTTCCGACCGTGGGCTCCTGGGTCAGTTACGGCCTGGGAACGGCCAACCAGAATCTGCCGCACTATGTCGTGCTGGGGAACCCGAGCGCTGACTGTTGTGGCGCCGCCTGGACACACGGTTCTTCTTATTTGGGGCCGGAACATGCGGGTGTCCGGATGGAAGTGGATCCGAAAGATCCGCTCTCGTTTGTGCGCTCTGCTGATGATTCAATGACTCCTTCGGAACAACAGGAAATGTTCGGCCTGTTGGGGAAACTGAACCGACACGCCGGAATTCAATACCCGGATGACAAAAACCTGAAAGCACGGATCAAATCATACGAACTGGCATTCCAGATGCAGTCAGCCGTTCCCGAAGTCATGGCTTTTGAAGAAGAATCACAGCATGTGCAGGAACTGTATGGTCTGAACGAGTCAACTACCAAAAGCTTCGGTGAGAAATGTCTGGCGGCCCGGCGTCTGACTGAACGTGGCGTGCGGTTTATTCAACTGTTCCATGGCTACCGTGGTAATGCTGGTGCCTGGGATTCTCATCGTGATATTAAACGCCTGCATTCACAGCTTTCGGCCCAGGTCGATCAGCCAATTGCCGGCCTGATTAAAGACCTCAAGCAGCGTGGCCTGCTGGATGAGACCATGATTGTGATCGGCTCTGAATTCGGACGAACCCCTGGTGCAGAACATCGTAATGGGAACAGCACTGTCCAGGGAACAGGCCGCGATCATCACCCTCATGGATTCAGCGTGGCGATGGCCGGTGGTGGAATTAAAGGGGGCCATATTCATGGTGCGACCGATGAACTCGGGTTCCACGCTGTCGAAGACAGGCACTATGTGACCGACCTGCATGCCACGGTATTACACCAGATGGGCCTGGATACGACCCGGCTCAACTATCCCGGCAGACAGCGTCTGGAACGGGATTATGGCGAAGTGATCCACGACATTATCAGTTAA
- a CDS encoding PSD1 and planctomycete cytochrome C domain-containing protein has protein sequence MRLGLASVFCFCLIIRPVWGETPIQFNRDIRPILSDKCFACHGPDEKTREADLRLDDRDSALRDLGETRAIVAGKADESELIHRITATDESLLMPPAEHGKPLSKAEIELLRNWINQGAAYQRHWSLTPLVKPAVPEQKEKQTLHPIDAFIQQQLKDNGFAPSPEAEPRTLVRRLSFDLTGLPPDPSLVAAYTAHPGDAAYEKLVNDYLDSPHYGERLALYWLDLVRYADTLGYHGDQVRSVSPYRDYVINAFNSNKPFDQFTIEQLAGDLLPEADLWQKVASTYNRLNRASGEGGVQPKEYLAKYSADRVRTTGSVWLGSTVGCAECHDHKFDPFTTKDFYRFGAFFADIKEQGIVSGARHIEQLPVPTEEQARLSKELEVAIKQTEQNYNRETPELTAARQEWEQQVQADFDRWTLLKPQEVSSTGGAKLKVLEDGSILASGKNPDKDEYVLEIKDSLIPVTGPVALKLELLPDPSLPRKGPGRAGNGNLVVNAVQLMVGKQKVKWEQAVAAHSQNGHTPQNVAEESGTGWAILPQIGKRNHLLLSGTVADSSKKQSGEGTPSCQIRIIQRHGNGHNLGRFRLFISSDPSVIQSGFTLSDEIQKVLKVKPEARSAEQQKQLDTAFRESTPLLKESREQLARLRQQQEQLKNQIVTTLATSATTPRTMRVLPRGNWMDDSGEIVDPGVPHFLAQLDLPENQRATRLDLARWMTSRENPLVARTFVNRLWMLLFGQGLARTVDDLGSQGEMPTHPELLDWLACEFIDSGWDVKHMVRLMVTSHTYRQSSAWTAALRERDPYNRMYARQSRWRLEAEMIRDNALQVSGLLNQQIGGESVKPYQPAGYWAQLNFPKRTYQADKGDQQYRRGLYTHWQRTFLHPSLLAFDAPAREECTAQRSRSNTPLQSLVLLNDPTFVEAARVLATRVIQEHPEKQFDAQLKWLMQQALTREPRQDEIKLLKTLYEEDLQAYRQSPKAAAEILSVGLNPPPEKIDQAELAAWTSVSRAVLNLHEMITRY, from the coding sequence ATGAGACTCGGGCTCGCGTCTGTTTTCTGTTTCTGCCTGATCATCAGGCCCGTCTGGGGGGAGACCCCGATCCAGTTCAATCGGGATATCAGACCGATACTTTCGGACAAATGCTTCGCCTGTCACGGCCCGGATGAGAAAACACGGGAAGCCGATCTGCGTCTGGATGATCGTGATTCTGCACTGCGTGACCTGGGAGAAACGCGGGCGATAGTCGCCGGTAAGGCCGATGAGAGCGAACTGATCCACCGTATCACTGCAACTGATGAAAGTCTGTTGATGCCCCCGGCTGAGCATGGCAAGCCACTGAGTAAGGCTGAAATCGAACTGCTGCGGAACTGGATCAATCAGGGAGCAGCCTACCAGCGGCACTGGTCTCTGACACCCCTTGTGAAGCCTGCAGTCCCTGAACAGAAAGAGAAGCAGACTCTGCATCCGATTGACGCTTTTATCCAGCAACAGCTCAAGGACAATGGATTTGCTCCCTCACCGGAGGCGGAGCCGAGAACGCTGGTCCGCCGCCTGTCTTTTGATCTGACCGGACTGCCCCCCGATCCGTCATTGGTGGCAGCCTATACTGCGCATCCAGGAGACGCAGCTTACGAAAAACTGGTGAATGACTATCTGGATTCTCCCCATTATGGTGAGCGACTGGCACTCTACTGGCTGGATCTGGTGCGTTATGCAGATACGCTGGGATACCACGGCGATCAGGTTAGAAGCGTGTCCCCGTATCGGGATTATGTCATCAACGCTTTTAACAGCAATAAACCCTTCGATCAGTTTACGATTGAGCAACTGGCAGGCGATCTGCTGCCTGAAGCTGATCTCTGGCAGAAGGTGGCTTCGACATACAACCGGTTGAATCGTGCTTCTGGAGAAGGGGGAGTGCAACCCAAGGAATACCTGGCGAAATATTCTGCTGATCGAGTCCGTACCACGGGCTCCGTCTGGCTTGGTTCCACGGTCGGGTGTGCGGAATGCCATGATCACAAATTTGACCCTTTTACGACCAAAGACTTTTATCGCTTCGGTGCATTTTTTGCGGACATTAAAGAACAGGGGATTGTGAGTGGAGCCCGGCACATCGAACAATTGCCGGTTCCAACTGAGGAACAGGCTCGCCTCTCAAAAGAGTTAGAGGTTGCAATCAAACAGACAGAACAGAATTATAATCGGGAAACCCCCGAATTAACCGCCGCCCGACAGGAGTGGGAACAACAGGTCCAGGCCGATTTTGATCGCTGGACACTGCTCAAGCCTCAGGAAGTAAGCTCAACAGGTGGGGCGAAACTAAAAGTGCTCGAAGATGGCTCGATTCTGGCCAGTGGCAAGAATCCGGATAAGGATGAATATGTGCTGGAAATCAAAGACAGCCTGATTCCTGTCACAGGTCCCGTGGCACTGAAACTGGAGCTGTTGCCTGATCCCTCTCTTCCTCGCAAGGGGCCGGGACGTGCCGGGAATGGGAACCTGGTGGTCAACGCAGTGCAGTTGATGGTAGGCAAGCAGAAAGTCAAATGGGAGCAAGCCGTCGCTGCTCATTCACAAAATGGGCACACGCCTCAGAATGTCGCTGAGGAGTCTGGTACAGGCTGGGCCATACTACCGCAAATTGGAAAACGCAATCACCTGCTGCTGTCAGGGACGGTTGCCGATTCCAGTAAGAAACAATCGGGAGAAGGGACTCCTTCCTGTCAGATTCGCATTATTCAGCGGCATGGGAACGGCCATAACCTGGGGCGGTTTCGCTTGTTTATTTCCTCTGATCCGAGTGTGATTCAATCAGGATTCACATTGTCTGATGAGATCCAGAAAGTACTGAAAGTCAAACCTGAAGCGCGTTCCGCCGAACAGCAAAAACAACTGGATACTGCGTTTCGAGAATCAACGCCGCTGTTAAAAGAGAGCCGTGAACAACTGGCTCGATTAAGACAGCAGCAGGAGCAGTTGAAGAATCAGATCGTCACGACGCTGGCGACATCAGCCACAACGCCGCGTACTATGCGGGTTCTGCCACGCGGGAACTGGATGGATGATTCCGGCGAAATTGTGGATCCCGGTGTGCCGCACTTTTTAGCGCAGCTTGATTTGCCGGAGAATCAGCGGGCGACCCGCCTGGATCTGGCACGTTGGATGACATCGCGAGAGAATCCGCTGGTAGCGCGCACCTTTGTGAATCGACTGTGGATGCTCCTGTTCGGACAGGGACTGGCACGTACGGTCGATGATCTGGGTTCTCAGGGAGAGATGCCGACCCATCCTGAACTGCTCGACTGGCTTGCCTGTGAATTTATTGACAGTGGCTGGGACGTCAAGCACATGGTGCGATTGATGGTGACCTCGCATACCTATCGTCAGTCTTCTGCCTGGACAGCCGCATTACGAGAGCGTGATCCGTATAATCGCATGTATGCACGTCAGTCGCGCTGGCGGCTGGAAGCGGAAATGATTCGCGATAATGCCCTGCAGGTCAGTGGACTGCTGAATCAGCAAATCGGAGGTGAAAGTGTCAAACCTTATCAGCCAGCCGGCTACTGGGCACAATTGAATTTTCCCAAGCGGACCTATCAGGCGGACAAGGGAGATCAGCAATATCGCCGGGGATTATATACGCACTGGCAACGCACGTTTCTGCATCCCAGTCTGCTCGCTTTCGATGCGCCGGCACGTGAAGAATGTACGGCACAGCGTTCCCGATCCAATACGCCACTGCAGTCACTGGTCTTGTTAAATGACCCGACTTTTGTGGAAGCGGCCCGGGTACTGGCGACGCGCGTGATTCAGGAACACCCGGAAAAACAGTTCGACGCACAGTTGAAGTGGCTGATGCAACAGGCGTTGACGCGGGAACCACGGCAGGACGAAATCAAGCTGCTGAAGACACTCTATGAAGAAGATCTGCAGGCATATCGTCAGTCCCCGAAAGCGGCAGCAGAGATTCTGTCTGTCGGTTTGAATCCGCCTCCTGAGAAAATCGATCAGGCGGAACTGGCTGCCTGGACGAGTGTGTCGCGCGCTGTTTTGAACCTGCATGAAATGATCACACGTTATTAA